One Gimesia aquarii DNA segment encodes these proteins:
- a CDS encoding glycosyltransferase family 2 protein, protein MNEKWLTIVIPALNEEDAIGSTISRSLEAREEIRQAADLDGVEFIVVSDGSTDKTAEIAQSFDDVQVIVFDDNQGYGAAIKEGWRRGRGDLVGFLDADGTCDPRFFANLCKTAQDENADITLGSRLGADSQMPAIRKAGNRMFAFLLGLLCGRKVTDTASGMRVVRRSALKHLYPLPDGLHFTPAMSARALMNDLRIIELPMKYEERIGESKLSALWDGFRFLRAIGEGVLCYRPEKIFLTGFSICMLFILVLAAYPTEFYFQNQRLEEWMIYRFVVCQFIGSLGITLLLASALANRMALLSSRRDESIGFWSSVVASLFTGKSLFVMVTLFSGLSIGFLWPGIIEFATSGKITLHWSRLIAGAFTLFTVMQALIFFVLMKVVAIWSIEQVSIEKNAFDPTQKESLEILNKKHQKLTSMTETSQQLMK, encoded by the coding sequence ATGAATGAGAAATGGCTTACAATCGTCATTCCTGCATTAAATGAAGAAGATGCGATTGGATCAACAATCTCTCGAAGCCTCGAAGCTAGAGAGGAGATTCGTCAGGCAGCTGACTTAGATGGTGTAGAATTTATTGTTGTCAGTGACGGATCAACAGACAAGACGGCTGAAATTGCTCAAAGCTTCGATGATGTGCAAGTTATCGTTTTTGACGATAATCAGGGATATGGGGCCGCCATCAAAGAAGGTTGGAGACGCGGGCGTGGAGATCTGGTCGGATTCCTCGATGCAGATGGAACCTGTGATCCACGCTTTTTTGCTAACTTATGCAAGACCGCGCAAGACGAAAATGCTGATATCACACTTGGCTCGCGGTTGGGAGCAGATTCACAAATGCCGGCAATTCGTAAAGCGGGTAACCGGATGTTTGCATTCCTGCTAGGCTTATTATGTGGCAGAAAAGTGACGGATACAGCCAGTGGTATGCGGGTTGTACGTCGCTCGGCACTGAAACACCTTTATCCGCTCCCTGATGGATTACATTTCACTCCGGCGATGAGTGCGCGCGCCTTAATGAACGATTTACGGATTATAGAACTCCCGATGAAATATGAAGAACGGATCGGGGAAAGTAAACTGAGCGCGCTTTGGGACGGATTTCGATTTCTCAGAGCAATCGGTGAAGGGGTTCTGTGCTATCGGCCCGAAAAGATTTTCTTGACAGGCTTTTCTATTTGTATGTTATTCATACTGGTCCTGGCGGCCTATCCAACAGAGTTTTACTTTCAAAACCAGAGACTGGAAGAATGGATGATCTATCGGTTTGTGGTTTGTCAGTTCATTGGTTCATTGGGAATTACGTTATTACTTGCTTCAGCACTTGCAAATCGGATGGCTTTGCTCAGTTCACGTCGTGATGAATCTATCGGCTTCTGGTCATCAGTTGTCGCCAGTCTGTTTACCGGGAAATCTCTTTTTGTAATGGTGACTCTCTTTAGCGGATTGAGCATCGGATTTTTATGGCCAGGAATCATTGAGTTTGCAACTTCGGGCAAGATTACTTTGCATTGGTCACGTTTAATTGCAGGAGCATTTACTCTTTTCACTGTGATGCAAGCACTGATCTTTTTTGTACTCATGAAGGTAGTTGCGATTTGGAGCATTGAACAAGTTTCCATAGAAAAAAACGCTTTTGATCCAACTCAGAAAGAATCTCTTGAAATTTTGAATAAGAAACATCAAAAACTCACTTCCATGACTGAGACTTCACAACAGCTAATGAAGTGA
- a CDS encoding SDR family oxidoreductase gives MGYHLITGATGLLGRYLIRDLASAGVPLAVLVRPTRRMTADQRIDMIMGFWDDQMGRELPRPVVLEGNINEENLGLSEEQLEWVTQNVERVLHSAASLSFYSTSQESEPWRSNVGGVKKVLDFCKIAGIKKFDHVSTAYVCGLRTGRIMESDVDVGQEPGNDYERSKLQAELLVRSAEHLESLTVFRPAIIIGDSKTGFTNTFHGFYAALQLGHTLTQMQTPDETGRLYAKSRFTLDGDESKNLIPVDWVSAVMAYIITHPKHHNKTYHLTPLNPVQSRLVHDVLQGTCNFYGSEFAGAGVELEDPTEVERLFYDHIRVYNSYWRDDPVFDSTNTQTAAPHLPCPHIDRELLTRLSQVAIDMNFSWNDRTPHRFGVK, from the coding sequence ATGGGATATCATCTGATAACAGGTGCTACAGGATTACTGGGAAGATACTTGATCCGGGACTTAGCGTCTGCTGGTGTGCCTTTAGCTGTGTTGGTTCGTCCAACGAGACGCATGACTGCTGATCAGCGAATCGACATGATCATGGGGTTCTGGGACGATCAAATGGGACGGGAATTACCGCGGCCTGTCGTTCTGGAAGGTAACATTAACGAGGAGAACTTGGGGCTGAGTGAGGAACAACTTGAATGGGTAACTCAAAATGTTGAGCGAGTCCTCCATTCTGCTGCCAGTCTTTCATTTTACAGTACAAGTCAAGAAAGTGAGCCTTGGCGATCAAATGTCGGCGGAGTCAAAAAAGTTCTCGACTTTTGTAAAATTGCTGGAATCAAAAAATTCGACCATGTTTCCACTGCTTATGTTTGTGGGTTGCGTACAGGCAGAATTATGGAGTCAGACGTTGACGTCGGGCAGGAACCGGGAAACGATTATGAGCGCAGTAAACTTCAAGCTGAATTACTGGTGAGAAGTGCAGAGCATCTCGAATCGTTAACCGTTTTTAGACCTGCAATCATTATTGGAGATTCAAAAACAGGATTTACGAATACATTCCATGGCTTTTATGCTGCTTTACAGCTAGGCCATACTTTAACTCAAATGCAAACTCCGGATGAAACAGGACGACTCTATGCAAAGTCTCGCTTCACTCTCGACGGTGATGAATCAAAGAATCTGATTCCTGTAGATTGGGTTTCAGCTGTGATGGCATATATTATCACTCATCCCAAGCATCATAATAAAACCTATCACTTGACACCTTTGAACCCGGTACAATCACGACTAGTGCACGACGTGCTTCAAGGGACGTGCAATTTTTATGGATCAGAATTTGCCGGAGCAGGGGTAGAACTTGAAGATCCTACAGAAGTCGAACGACTGTTCTATGACCATATTCGTGTCTACAATTCGTATTGGCGTGATGATCCCGTCTTTGACAGTACCAATACACAAACAGCGGCGCCACACTTGCCTTGTCCACATATCGATAGAGAGCTGTTGACCCGACTGTCTCAAGTGGCGATCGATATGAACTTCAGTTGGAATGATCGCACACCGCATCGATTTGGTGTCAAGTAG
- a CDS encoding PilZ domain-containing protein, with translation MEQTPWSRPTMDDLKQVLESFGNSEAVNVRDVDRLELSVPAEVKTLRGNTISAMTREISRQGLGLLHKGMINPGEVTVKLASETREFEYRVKIMWCTPCENGMFISGGEFITKPED, from the coding sequence ATGGAACAGACCCCATGGAGCCGTCCTACGATGGATGACCTTAAACAAGTCTTGGAAAGCTTCGGAAACAGTGAAGCCGTCAATGTCAGAGACGTAGACCGCCTTGAACTCTCTGTGCCTGCTGAAGTGAAGACATTACGTGGAAATACGATTTCTGCGATGACCCGAGAAATCAGTCGTCAAGGACTAGGTCTACTGCACAAAGGGATGATCAACCCCGGAGAAGTTACCGTGAAGCTGGCAAGTGAAACTCGGGAATTTGAATACCGCGTCAAAATTATGTGGTGTACCCCCTGTGAGAACGGCATGTTCATCAGTGGCGGAGAATTCATTACCAAACCAGAAGATTGA
- a CDS encoding deoxyribonuclease IV: MPLLGAHQSIAGGYYKAVDAAAEFGMDCVQIFTKNNNQWRAKPLTDKDVSLFQERLKTTGVGHPCSHMSYLINLASPKDELWNKSIDAVVVELERAEALGLEGAVMHPGSFVTSSEQEGLDRIAAAIDQIHQQTENFKTQIWLETTAGQGSNLGFRFEQLAYLLDQVQEGERLGICVDTCHIFAAGYPLIKKKEYQSTMAEFDNVIGLDRIRAFHLNDSKCEFGSRKDRHENIGQGFLGLEPFRHLLNDPVFQDRPMYLETPKAEEDGIPLDQINMETLRKLCKA, translated from the coding sequence ATGCCATTGCTGGGAGCACACCAGTCTATTGCTGGTGGATATTATAAAGCCGTTGATGCCGCAGCCGAATTTGGAATGGATTGTGTGCAGATCTTTACCAAAAACAATAATCAATGGCGGGCTAAGCCATTGACTGATAAAGACGTCAGTCTCTTTCAAGAACGATTGAAGACGACCGGAGTAGGGCATCCTTGCTCACACATGAGTTATTTGATTAATCTGGCAAGCCCCAAAGATGAGTTATGGAATAAATCGATTGATGCCGTCGTCGTTGAGTTAGAACGTGCAGAAGCATTAGGGTTGGAGGGGGCAGTCATGCATCCTGGCAGCTTTGTAACTTCCAGTGAACAGGAAGGGTTAGACCGGATTGCTGCTGCCATTGATCAGATACATCAGCAAACGGAGAATTTTAAAACACAGATCTGGTTAGAAACAACAGCAGGTCAGGGGTCAAATCTGGGGTTTCGATTTGAACAATTAGCTTATCTACTCGATCAGGTGCAAGAAGGTGAGCGATTGGGAATTTGTGTTGACACTTGTCATATCTTTGCCGCTGGTTATCCATTAATTAAAAAAAAGGAATACCAGTCTACGATGGCAGAGTTTGATAATGTGATTGGCTTAGATCGTATCCGCGCATTCCACCTGAATGATAGTAAATGTGAATTTGGAAGTCGCAAGGACCGACATGAAAATATCGGACAGGGCTTTCTAGGATTGGAACCATTCCGTCACTTACTGAATGATCCGGTTTTTCAGGACCGTCCTATGTACCTTGAGACTCCCAAGGCCGAAGAAGACGGCATCCCGCTGGACCAAATCAATATGGAAACGTTACGCAAGCTTTGTAAAGCCTGA
- the coaE gene encoding dephospho-CoA kinase (Dephospho-CoA kinase (CoaE) performs the final step in coenzyme A biosynthesis.): protein MSSHTFIPTIALIGGIGSGKSAVANKLKTLRSVEVIDADQIGHRILDFPEVQQNIREQFGTAVFDEHGKVNRSVLAKIVFGEETQHQESLKKLEKIVHPEIHRVLEQEILSAKTTKNVDAILIDAAVILEAGWKELCDQIVFIECPFEQRLKRVTQNRGWSPAELEKRENQQLPLSEKRKLANYIIHNHDDNLEAAGQDLSQFIEVLHKRQKTNN from the coding sequence GTGTCTTCTCATACATTCATTCCCACAATAGCTCTGATTGGAGGCATTGGATCAGGCAAAAGTGCGGTAGCCAATAAACTCAAGACTTTGCGATCTGTTGAAGTGATTGATGCCGATCAAATCGGACATAGAATACTTGATTTTCCTGAGGTTCAACAAAATATTCGAGAGCAGTTTGGAACTGCGGTGTTTGATGAACATGGGAAGGTAAATCGTTCAGTCCTTGCCAAAATTGTTTTTGGAGAAGAAACTCAACATCAAGAATCATTAAAAAAACTAGAGAAAATAGTCCATCCCGAAATTCATCGAGTCCTTGAGCAGGAGATTTTGTCGGCGAAAACAACCAAAAACGTCGATGCAATCCTGATTGACGCAGCGGTGATTTTGGAAGCAGGCTGGAAAGAATTGTGCGATCAGATTGTTTTCATTGAATGCCCGTTTGAACAACGATTGAAAAGAGTCACTCAAAATCGAGGGTGGTCTCCAGCAGAGTTGGAAAAACGAGAGAATCAGCAGTTGCCTCTCTCAGAAAAACGAAAACTGGCAAACTACATTATTCATAATCATGACGACAATCTGGAAGCAGCAGGTCAAGATTTATCTCAATTCATCGAAGTATTACATAAAAGACAAAAAACAAACAATTAA
- the rho gene encoding transcription termination factor Rho, producing MKANSSEQRAATITKSADERYEKIKQSEIHIADLQRMTMQELMKLAKEEKLTEYTGLKKQDLIFKILKERTKVNGLMFGEGTLEILPDGFGFLRSPDYHYLPCPDDIYVSPSQIRRFGLRTGAIVAGQIRPPKENERYFALLRVEAVNGCDPELLTTKVFFDDLTPLHPKERLKLSSPAGNLSTRIVDLVAPVGMGQRGLIVSPPRAGKTVMLQEMAKCVLGSHPSAYVFILLIDERPEEVTDMERQVGGDRCEVVSSTFDEPPSRHIQVSEMVIEKAKRMVEYGEDVVIFLDSITRLARAWNTEVPHSGKILSGGVDANALQHPKRFFGAARNVEEGGSLTIVATALVDTGSRMDEVIFEEFKGTGNTELHLDRRMVEKRIWPAIDVNKSGTRREELLMDEEELRRVWILRRVLNDMNPVDAMELLTNRMRRTKTNEEFLLSMNLG from the coding sequence ATGAAAGCAAATTCATCTGAGCAAAGAGCAGCGACGATCACCAAATCGGCTGATGAACGCTATGAAAAGATTAAGCAAAGCGAAATTCATATCGCCGACTTGCAACGAATGACGATGCAAGAACTCATGAAACTGGCCAAAGAGGAAAAACTCACGGAATACACCGGCTTGAAAAAGCAGGATCTGATCTTCAAGATTCTGAAAGAACGAACCAAAGTTAACGGGTTAATGTTTGGGGAAGGAACTCTGGAAATACTCCCAGATGGATTTGGATTTTTACGCAGCCCTGATTACCACTATCTTCCCTGCCCTGATGATATTTATGTCTCCCCCAGTCAAATTCGGCGTTTTGGGCTACGAACAGGAGCCATTGTCGCAGGTCAAATTCGGCCACCGAAAGAAAACGAACGCTATTTCGCTCTACTCAGAGTGGAAGCAGTCAATGGCTGTGATCCCGAGTTATTGACAACAAAAGTCTTTTTTGACGACCTGACACCACTCCATCCCAAGGAACGCTTAAAACTGTCTTCTCCTGCAGGCAACTTGAGCACTCGCATTGTCGATCTCGTGGCGCCCGTGGGAATGGGACAACGTGGCCTGATCGTCTCTCCTCCTCGTGCTGGTAAGACTGTCATGCTACAGGAAATGGCAAAATGTGTACTCGGCAGTCATCCAAGTGCCTATGTATTTATTCTATTAATTGATGAGCGTCCGGAAGAAGTGACTGACATGGAACGCCAGGTTGGTGGAGACCGTTGCGAAGTTGTCAGCAGTACGTTTGATGAACCACCCAGCAGGCATATTCAAGTCTCTGAAATGGTGATTGAAAAAGCCAAACGCATGGTGGAGTATGGTGAAGATGTTGTCATTTTTCTGGATTCGATTACTCGACTGGCACGTGCCTGGAATACGGAAGTTCCTCATTCAGGCAAGATTCTTTCCGGTGGTGTCGATGCGAATGCATTACAACACCCCAAACGATTTTTCGGTGCCGCCCGTAATGTAGAAGAAGGTGGCAGTCTCACGATTGTTGCGACCGCGCTCGTCGATACGGGGAGCCGCATGGATGAAGTCATTTTTGAAGAATTTAAAGGAACCGGTAACACTGAATTGCATTTAGATCGTAGAATGGTCGAAAAGCGAATTTGGCCGGCGATTGATGTGAATAAATCGGGAACACGACGCGAAGAATTGTTGATGGATGAAGAGGAACTCCGTCGAGTCTGGATTCTCAGACGCGTGCTGAACGACATGAACCCTGTTGACGCGATGGAGCTTCTGACAAACAGAATGCGTCGTACCAAAACAAATGAAGAGTTTTTGCTGAGTATGAATTTAGGTTAG
- the ribE gene encoding 6,7-dimethyl-8-ribityllumazine synthase — protein sequence MNHKLIEGDLLAREATFAIVVSRWNDLITRKLLEGALETIRRHGGSEENVSVVWVPGSFELPLVADRLAKSGRYQAVCCLGAVIQGSTMHHDYINHQVAAGIMRSGQESGVPVLFGVLTCETMEQALDRAGGKVGNKGCEAALAAIEMVNLLKTIDQDSQ from the coding sequence ATGAACCATAAACTGATTGAAGGCGATTTACTGGCCCGCGAAGCAACATTTGCGATCGTCGTTTCACGCTGGAATGATTTAATTACTCGTAAGTTGCTGGAAGGGGCCTTAGAAACAATCCGCCGCCATGGTGGCTCGGAAGAAAATGTTTCTGTTGTGTGGGTACCTGGATCATTCGAATTACCTCTTGTTGCCGATCGTCTGGCGAAAAGCGGTCGTTATCAGGCGGTGTGTTGTCTGGGAGCTGTCATCCAGGGTAGTACGATGCACCATGACTATATCAATCATCAAGTGGCAGCAGGGATTATGCGGAGCGGTCAGGAAAGTGGTGTGCCTGTCCTATTCGGAGTGCTCACGTGCGAAACGATGGAGCAGGCGCTCGATCGCGCCGGAGGAAAAGTAGGAAATAAAGGCTGTGAAGCCGCTCTGGCAGCAATTGAGATGGTAAACCTTCTGAAAACCATTGATCAAGATTCGCAGTAA
- a CDS encoding efflux RND transporter permease subunit, with translation MMISSFYKKYSKQLIWGVFCTLPILTFLAELLPSNNDIETWLPKDSDVRVVYDRFKAEFGAEEIILVAVQDGLSKKPLIEATASRIETLPTVRQCWTPERLKKILNEFKVEPEEIDRRLNGLLINSEKNIAGICVLLSDRGIKNRAATVEGIREKLEYNQLTGKEVQLAGAPVVIAELDRLGSQKNNKKFFIITLLISLGLLYYSFREWKKTLATLGLTIWAINLTTALIYLGGGEMNFILGALSVMVMVFTLAISIHVHHYVASCIHEDDPLASALRIAWKPCFLATLTTTIGLFSLTVSEIGPVVQFGYAASIGTFVSLITGLGLTPAVLTIWPIDPETIHVGEKNWNFQRCANWVIDHSGRVSIAAIFLVLISGAGLFNLRTKIDPLDFLPAEGRVIQDVRSIQNDLTELDSVEAIVDFGDKEIPFIQKIERVRELEKTIKQHSAVRHTMSLASFFPKKFPESPFETARLLSHAKSSHGENDFVSDGERLWRISARVSSGADLPQDQIYDELAVMIDDPDVILTGVAPLLRRAQKQIFVGFWESFSMAFLIITVVMIISLRSIKAGLVAMVPNLTPICIVFGILGWYQIPIDIGIMMTASIALGIAVDGTFHFLVRYQSQYRLTKNSAQSSRDSLLMTGEPIFTAAVITGAGMMALTLSNFVPTARFGYMMTSLLIAALVGDLILLPSLLALRPQKPTDDGSTDRNDSSDLLERQHPSAPHFLKDNRQGTKDQSKKAVA, from the coding sequence ATGATGATCTCTTCTTTTTATAAAAAGTATAGTAAGCAATTAATCTGGGGAGTGTTTTGCACACTTCCCATTTTGACCTTTCTTGCAGAGTTACTACCCTCCAACAATGACATCGAAACCTGGTTGCCCAAAGATTCCGATGTTCGCGTGGTCTATGATCGGTTCAAAGCTGAATTTGGAGCGGAAGAAATTATTCTTGTCGCGGTACAAGATGGCTTAAGCAAAAAACCACTCATCGAAGCGACCGCCAGTCGTATTGAAACACTACCAACAGTTAGACAATGTTGGACACCAGAACGACTCAAAAAAATCTTAAATGAGTTCAAAGTAGAGCCTGAGGAAATCGATCGACGCTTGAATGGGCTTTTGATTAACTCTGAAAAGAATATTGCCGGTATATGTGTTCTCCTTTCTGATAGAGGAATTAAAAACCGTGCTGCGACGGTGGAAGGAATTCGCGAAAAGCTCGAATATAACCAGTTGACAGGGAAAGAAGTTCAACTCGCGGGGGCCCCTGTTGTAATTGCTGAGCTTGATCGTCTGGGTAGTCAGAAGAATAATAAAAAATTCTTCATAATCACATTACTGATCAGCCTGGGATTACTATACTATTCATTCCGAGAATGGAAGAAAACGCTCGCCACACTCGGGTTGACCATTTGGGCCATCAATCTGACCACGGCTTTAATTTATCTGGGAGGGGGTGAAATGAACTTCATCCTGGGGGCTCTCTCAGTCATGGTCATGGTCTTTACGCTCGCGATTTCCATCCACGTACATCATTATGTAGCCAGTTGTATTCACGAAGATGATCCCTTGGCCTCTGCATTACGTATTGCGTGGAAGCCTTGTTTCTTGGCGACACTCACTACTACGATTGGTCTTTTTTCTCTAACAGTTAGTGAAATTGGTCCCGTAGTCCAATTTGGATATGCTGCTTCGATTGGGACATTTGTTTCTTTGATTACAGGTCTTGGACTTACTCCGGCTGTGTTGACCATTTGGCCCATTGATCCTGAAACAATTCATGTCGGTGAGAAAAACTGGAATTTTCAAAGGTGTGCCAACTGGGTGATTGATCATTCCGGACGAGTTTCAATTGCAGCAATTTTCCTTGTTTTGATTTCTGGTGCTGGACTATTCAACCTGAGAACGAAAATTGACCCTCTCGACTTTTTACCCGCAGAGGGAAGAGTCATCCAGGATGTACGTTCGATACAGAATGACCTTACCGAATTAGATTCAGTTGAAGCGATCGTCGATTTTGGAGATAAAGAGATTCCGTTCATTCAGAAAATTGAGCGGGTTCGTGAACTGGAAAAAACAATTAAACAACATTCTGCGGTCAGACATACGATGTCGCTGGCGAGTTTTTTTCCGAAAAAGTTTCCGGAAAGTCCATTTGAAACAGCACGGTTGTTATCGCACGCGAAATCTTCGCATGGCGAGAATGATTTCGTTTCAGATGGCGAACGTTTGTGGAGAATTTCAGCGAGAGTCAGTAGTGGTGCTGATTTACCACAGGACCAAATTTATGACGAGCTGGCAGTCATGATTGATGATCCTGATGTGATCCTGACGGGGGTTGCTCCATTATTGAGGCGGGCACAAAAACAAATTTTCGTTGGATTTTGGGAAAGCTTTTCAATGGCGTTTCTCATCATTACTGTAGTCATGATTATTTCACTTCGCTCAATTAAAGCCGGTTTAGTTGCGATGGTCCCCAACTTGACCCCCATTTGTATTGTATTCGGAATTCTGGGTTGGTATCAAATTCCCATCGATATTGGAATCATGATGACTGCCAGTATCGCATTGGGGATTGCCGTCGATGGAACATTTCATTTCCTGGTGCGTTATCAAAGCCAGTATCGACTGACTAAAAATTCAGCACAGTCTTCGAGAGACTCGCTACTGATGACGGGAGAGCCGATTTTCACAGCGGCAGTAATTACAGGTGCAGGTATGATGGCTCTCACACTGAGCAATTTTGTCCCCACGGCACGCTTTGGATACATGATGACTTCGTTACTGATCGCTGCTTTGGTCGGTGATCTCATTTTACTTCCAAGTTTATTGGCACTTCGTCCTCAGAAACCAACAGATGATGGAAGTACTGATCGCAATGACAGCAGTGATCTGCTTGAGCGACAACATCCCAGTGCCCCTCATTTCCTCAAGGACAATCGACAGGGAACGAAAGATCAATCAAAGAAAGCAGTTGCATAA
- a CDS encoding class I SAM-dependent methyltransferase yields the protein MQNRISESSSDVIFWHPGMECCDEIWEAAYCRFETPKQEMKKFIKRLCQLGVDRWEKHQQVVELFCGQGMGLHALKKLGFSSIEGVDLSPHLLNQYQGTAQLYVGDCRDLKFEENSRDVLIVQGGLHHLPELPSDLEQILEEMSRVLRPGGHVIIVEPWLTPFLRFVLWVSKNKPLRKLWPKLDAFAVMTEQELTTYEQWLGQPEEILTLLNRYFDVEQQRITFGKLMYVGRKS from the coding sequence ATGCAAAATCGAATTAGTGAGTCTTCTTCGGACGTCATTTTTTGGCATCCAGGAATGGAATGCTGCGATGAAATCTGGGAAGCCGCGTATTGTCGTTTTGAGACGCCAAAACAAGAAATGAAAAAGTTTATCAAAAGGCTTTGTCAGTTGGGCGTTGATCGGTGGGAGAAGCATCAACAAGTTGTTGAGTTATTTTGTGGACAAGGCATGGGACTACATGCCCTGAAAAAATTAGGGTTTTCTTCAATTGAAGGAGTTGATCTATCACCACATCTACTCAATCAATATCAGGGAACGGCACAATTATATGTTGGTGATTGCCGGGATCTAAAATTTGAAGAAAATAGCCGGGATGTTTTAATAGTTCAAGGTGGATTGCATCATTTACCGGAATTACCTTCGGATCTTGAGCAGATTTTAGAAGAAATGAGTCGAGTCCTTCGTCCAGGGGGACACGTCATTATAGTTGAGCCGTGGCTGACTCCTTTTCTTCGTTTTGTACTATGGGTCAGTAAAAATAAACCATTAAGAAAGCTGTGGCCCAAGTTAGATGCATTTGCTGTCATGACTGAGCAGGAGCTGACAACCTACGAACAATGGTTGGGCCAGCCTGAGGAAATCTTGACGCTCTTAAACCGGTACTTCGATGTTGAACAGCAAAGAATTACGTTTGGGAAGTTGATGTATGTCGGTCGAAAGTCCTGA
- the nusB gene encoding transcription antitermination factor NusB produces the protein MSLRKQARHLVVQMLYQVDLNPDITAGEVRRMIEEHGRNQTVRTFAWKLFTGVTEYKKQLDEEIVKVAENWSLERMAVTDRNILRLGAYELLHTETPSSVVLDEAIELAREFGSAQSSQFVNGILDKLIPGKTQPDQKTDRKLDNPWAT, from the coding sequence ATGTCTCTCCGAAAACAGGCTCGACATCTAGTTGTGCAGATGTTATATCAAGTCGATCTCAACCCTGATATTACTGCAGGTGAGGTTCGTCGTATGATCGAAGAGCATGGCCGCAATCAAACTGTTCGTACCTTTGCCTGGAAATTGTTTACGGGTGTGACAGAGTATAAAAAGCAACTTGATGAGGAAATTGTGAAAGTTGCTGAAAACTGGAGCCTTGAACGAATGGCTGTCACAGATCGAAATATTCTGAGGCTTGGTGCTTACGAATTACTACACACCGAAACCCCCTCTTCAGTCGTTTTAGATGAAGCAATCGAATTGGCACGTGAGTTTGGTAGTGCGCAGTCTTCGCAATTCGTTAATGGAATTCTCGACAAGCTCATTCCCGGTAAAACCCAACCCGATCAGAAGACTGATCGCAAACTGGATAACCCCTGGGCTACTTGA